Below is a genomic region from Syngnathus acus chromosome 20, fSynAcu1.2, whole genome shotgun sequence.
TCCTATAGGATTGCAGTCGTTTGAGAGTGATGTCAACCTCAGGATCCATTTGAGTTGCCTATCAGAGCACCTCGCTGCTCTTTttagggaggggaggggttcAAAATGAAGAACTTTGGGTGTTCATGCAGAGTGGGAAGAAACTTGGATGAGAGAGGcatcaactttattttatCCTCTGGACTGAGGCCGGTCTTAGTGAATGGTGCATCCTTGCATTTAAGGTCACTGGAGGGTTTTGGTTGTAAAGTTTGAAATAGGGCCAATAAGGATACATCATTTTTCTCTCACCGTCGAACCTTCCCGTTCTCTGTACCCGTTGCTTCTTCCTTAGCTCTCCCCTGGGGCCGAGCTGTGTCTCTGTGGTGTCCGTGAGTCCTGAGGTGTATGTGACTCTTGGAGAGACAACCTCCTTTGGGTTTCAGAATCCTGGGAAAATGGCCGCATTTGCTCACCCCCAACCTCGATGCACAACTCCGGACCAAATTCCAACCCTGTTCTTCTTGAGCTCGTCCCAGAAAATGATCCCGAACCATTGCCTGAATGTAAATCTACGATCAAAGGCGAGTCCTGCAGTTCTCGAGATTCTGGAGACGTGGCTGGGAACTCCTCAAAGTCCTGAGAATCCAAGATCtgggggaaagaaaagcagTGTCAGTTATGGCGTCcttatttaaaacaatttttttcacaTCAACAGTATTTAACCTGTGATACGGAGGCCAGGGTGTTTGTCTCCAGTTGTGTAACAGGCGGAACTTGTTTCTCTCCAGTGCCTGGATCAGCGCATGGGGAGGCCTGTGAGTGAGATGTCATTATTAGAGCAAGAAGTTGTTTAACTTCTCCTACGTTGTCATACAATTTGGACATAAAGTGTACGTTATAATGTTTCTACCTGAGGCGGTGATGATACAGCACTGTAGGCGGGCGGGACCAGAGCCATTTGTCTCTGCAGCAGCTGCATGATGGTTCCAATATCTGCTGACATGCGAGTCTCCAATCTGCACACAATATAAATTTAATGATCAATTTATATTAGTTTTGAAAATTTCAGTTTGCAGTTTATACTTGTTCTATTCGATTTGAGagggagtggaaaaaaatacctatttttaaattgtaaattttTTATTAAGGAAAAATTAATTCTTTTAATTGGGATCATATCAAAAAGTAAGGGAGGCTTTGGAATAAATCCTAAATATTTTCTGAGACATTTAGCTGgtccaaataatttttttcaatgcagTACACAACTCATTGTGCTAtataattaaattatttttgatgacTCATACATGAATATcataagacattttttttttttactcaatcCAAAAAGCAGGATTTATATTTCATACCTGTTGAGTTGTTTTTGCAGCTGGTCAAGGCGTGTTTCCAGCTGGTTGCGTTGCTGGCGGCTCAAGCTGTGCAAAGGTGTGCTGAGGGCTGGGGGCGGGGCTAAACTACAGCTGGGAACTTCCTGGTACTGAGCACCCCCTCGATTTTCCCCCCAGAAACTGAAAATGTTGGACACACCTGAGAGGGCACCTGAAGACAAAAGAGAGGAGAATGATGACTTTCAAATGACGAGTCGACGTGACGTGATGTTTTTTACCTGACAATGCATTGCAGGTGTTGCCCGTCTTGACTTCCCCATCTCCATCGGTGCTCTCAGTGAAGGCTTTGTGTGCCGCCTGGCTATGATGGTTCTCCATCATTGCAGACATTGTCACAACTGACTCTTCTCTCTTTCAGATCAGGACATAATCACAATACATTTAAGTACAATAAACTaataattgattttaaaacaaaatgttttacctCATCCCCGCTGGAATGGGAAGACACCGAGTCGCGATACCGCCTGTTTGCTGCCTCTTGACGTTTTTGGTTATGGGCtgcttctctttctcttcttctatTTACAGACTTGTgggattttttaatttcaccgACATCTGCGTCATCTGGTCAGgtaagtgagaaaaaaaaaaatggtgagaaTTTTATGTAAGGCATTTCTTATTATGATGTGTTACCCTTCTCAGTGCGTCGTCTAAATGACAATTTCCGTCTGCGTAGTTTGTTGAACCCCCCACATTTTGATTCATCACTGCTCGGCGATCCTGGGATCATGTTGGTctgaaaaacaacataaaattaacaataaaaatcttttttttttgtattattataatGACAGTAATATACTCACATCACGGAGGTTGAAGGTAATTTCCAGGTTGTTCCAGAAGTGTTCCGCAAATTCAGGATACATGTCCAGCACCTCTAGAACATCTTCTCTGAAGATTTTGTGAAGGTCGCAGTAGGTTAGCGCCCTCACGTCTGCGTTGGATTTACCCGGCCGGGCGTACAGGTTGATGGGTTCACCGAAGATGTCGTTCTTTCCTGATAATAATAAGCAGAGGaatataaaatgtgaaaatgcaaCTTGTTGACATGAACTTTTATCAGatgaccagcagagggcgccaTTAATCAATGCATATATTAGTGTTGCTAGATATAATTCCTCGaaagaaatataaaacagTAAAGGGACTATTTACCTAATATGGCAACCACCACATCCCCTCTTAATATCTCAATGGATCCTCTGGATATAAAGTAGATTGCAGTGAGGACGTCCCCGGCGTGGACGAGCGTGTCACCCGGGGGTGCGTGGGTGGTCTTAAACTTCATGGCCAAGGCCCTGAGGCAGCCCTTGGTGGAGCCTTTAAAAGCCTTACAGTTCTGCAGCAACGTCCGGTTGAGATGGAGACAGATGTCCGCCTGGAGACACTCCGGGAAACCTTTTAACACCTGGGGGGATAGGTTGGCAGGAATGGAGGGGATGGGCAAAGAGGACAAGATCCAGAGGCCGAGATAAATGGAGGGAGGAAGACGGATTAGGAGggtgatgaaataaaaagggaGGTGGGTGAAAAGACGGTAAGGGAATGGGAAAGAAGGAAGGGTTAGAAATACAGCGGTTGAATAGGAGGAGGGTTAAATCAGAATGGTGTCATTCAAAacctgcagctttttttttgatggCCTACTATGCAACTATTACCTGGGAGCTGTTTTTTTGGAATCTTAATTATCGCTCAACGACACCCAGCAAACAGTGTTCACGAAATGTAAACTTTTTGGAGGTCTGTACTCTCCTGAGTCAAGTCTCAGTCTACTTTCAACGCGTCAGCAGTTTGTGAGCTTTAAGAGTGCATGTCCATTGTTTTGCAGCAAAATGAAACTGTGGAAGTTGTTGTGAACGTTTCAGCAAGAACAAAGTGAGCAGGCCCGTAGAGTGTTGTTATTGTGAAGAATAGATGCAATTTTAATGAGTTTGCAGGAAGCATGGGGGGGCCCCGGACCTTTTAAATGGAAACTCTGGACCACTCATAACTCTGACTGACTGCACGGAGCACAAGTGTGCATTTAACAACGGCACGACTACATACATCCCTCCCTTACTATTATTCTCCCTCCATCTTATCATTTCCAACTTTCTCTCTTTCGCCATTTTGTCATGCGTTACTATGGCGAAtgatttatattaatttatatagataatatatataatatttaatttctcACCGAGGAATGAAATCAGTCAAAACCAAGGTCTTCTCTACGCAGTCATAACAAGCATGAGTGTAAACATTCCCGAATCCAAACTGCTCATTTCGGAGCTCAGAATGAAGCGAAGTAATGATCCGCTGGAGCCTCATCAAACCATCACTTAAATGGCTTACTTATTCTACAAAAgtgaaatacaaattaaatacACTATTGTGTTAGAACTACAGCCCAGACATGAtggttattcttttttttctaagaaCGTTATCATTAAGCTTTGATGAGCTCTATTGAAAGTGCTCCTTTCAAATTCAACACACAAAACGAAAACCTAcctgaaaaaaatgttcacaattaatttggttgttttctttgacgTGTATGAAACGACGTGACGGTCATAAAGACGACATCCACTGACTCAAGCCGAATATCCCCGCGTCAGCGCGACTGAACTGTGTGACATGTTTATGATTGCGctggtgtgtctgtgtgtcacaGCCGCGTCAAAGCAATCTCGCCGGTGCTATCGAGCAGACGAGGTCAGCCGAGATGCCGCCTCCCGTTGGCCGTGACTAACGGTTCAGGAAGAGGTCACTTTGGAAGTTCATCAAAACGCTTGACGGGTGTGATTCATCTGTCCGGCATTATACCGCCTTTGTGGTCAGCACAATTGAATTACTTGATCACCAGTCATGCATGTttcatccccccccctccctaaTATGTGTGACAAACAGAGCACATACTCGCCTTCATATATGAGCTTGagagggagtgtgtgtgtgctatttATAATACTCACATCattcttattttctttgatgGTGTGGGACCATGCATGCTGAGACTTCCAATCATCCTATTAATGTACAACGCAAGCTCAAAATACTACTCTAGCCTGGGAGGGTGTATTCACGCGGAACATGCACTCAATTTGATGTTTGGCGTACACACGCAGTAATTTGGTACACGTAAATGGCGGATACTCACAGCGTTCATGTCGATGCCGTTGGTGTAGGACCAGGCGTGTTGGAAATACTCCTCCAGCCTTTGCCTGAGCGGGTTGGGGATCTGGTGGAAGCGGATGAACTCCCTGACTCGAAGCATTTGGGTGTGGTAGCGGGCCGTTCCGGAGTACAGCCGCTGGATGATGGCCGAGACGTTCCCGAAGATGCTGGCGTACATTAGCGCTGAAAAAAGGGTGGTGAGCTAAACTCTTCAGTGCAtacaatatttgaaaaaatcaGAACTTACATCCTATGAGCATGACACAGATGGAGAAAATCTTCTCCGAGTTGGTGTTTGGGGAGACATTTCCAAAACCAACACTGGTCAGACTGCTGAAGGTGAAGTACAGGGCTGTCACGTACTTGTCTTTAATGGAGGGTCCCGTTCCTGGTCAAGCATAAAGGTTACAAAAACTGTAATATTTGTCCTTTGTCATACTACTAATATTGGCAGTACCTGGCATAGAGTCGTTgtaatgttttccaagttggTCCCCGAGTGTATGGAGCCACCCAATTGAGCCGTTCCGCTCCACATTGCCGATGGCGTACCTGGGGATTATAATCTTGGATTAGGCGTGCCGCTCTCTTTCCAACAATcagatttatttta
It encodes:
- the kcnh2b gene encoding potassium voltage-gated channel subfamily H member 2 → MPVRRGHVAPQNTFLDTIIRKFDSQSRKFVIANARVENCAIIFCNDGFCLMCGYSRAEIMQKPCTCNFLYGPETKRLAIAQMAQALLGSEERKVEINLYRKDGQCFLCMVDVVPVKNEDGMVIMFILNFEVMTEETLQDGKQELNHRLPTWLVTGRPRGFKLRLPLLRSLSNSKVSLDDAESAHIPVATTLPLHPVDHCHESLGLEEFLPLSPLSPENPEQISESRSALQSWPEDHVEDHCTLLDSASTTAPHHVTHLVGPLTQSSPCVAPHHRLSLNQDASGSNCSLSRSRSRESFHSMRRASSVDEIEAMRPDWDRKNRRTSVRLGSTGAVNSKSNILNSTSDSDLMRYRTISKIPQITLNFVDFKPDPLIALPSGEMDIIAPCKLIDRTHNVTEKVTQVLSLGADVLPEYKLQAPRIHSWTVLHYSPFKAVWDWLILLLVIYTAILTPYSAAFLLNDQEEAAMQRCGYSCSPLNVVDLIVDIMFIIDILINFRTTYVNSNDEVVSHPLRIAVHYFKGWFLIDMVAAIPFDLLIYRSGEETTTLIGLLKTARLLRLVRVARKLDRYSEYGAAVLFLLMCTFALIAHWLACIWYAIGNVERNGSIGWLHTLGDQLGKHYNDSMPGTGPSIKDKYVTALYFTFSSLTSVGFGNVSPNTNSEKIFSICVMLIGSLMYASIFGNVSAIIQRLYSGTARYHTQMLRVREFIRFHQIPNPLRQRLEEYFQHAWSYTNGIDMNAVLKGFPECLQADICLHLNRTLLQNCKAFKGSTKGCLRALAMKFKTTHAPPGDTLVHAGDVLTAIYFISRGSIEILRGDVVVAILGKNDIFGEPINLYARPGKSNADVRALTYCDLHKIFREDVLEVLDMYPEFAEHFWNNLEITFNLRDTNMIPGSPSSDESKCGGFNKLRRRKLSFRRRTEKDDADVGEIKKSHKSVNRRREREAAHNQKRQEAANRRYRDSVSSHSSGDEREESVVTMSAMMENHHSQAAHKAFTESTDGDGEVKTGNTCNALSGALSGVSNIFSFWGENRGGAQYQEVPSCSLAPPPALSTPLHSLSRQQRNQLETRLDQLQKQLNRLETRMSADIGTIMQLLQRQMALVPPAYSAVSSPPQASPCADPGTGEKQVPPVTQLETNTLASVSQILDSQDFEEFPATSPESRELQDSPLIVDLHSGNGSGSFSGTSSRRTGLEFGPELCIEVGGEQMRPFSQDSETQRRLSLQESHTPQDSRTPQRHSSAPGES